The Streptomyces griseiscabiei genomic sequence TGCGAACACGCCCCTGACCGACGTCGACCTCGGGGTCGTCCTCACCAAGAAGGACGCCGAGCCGTACGGTCCGGGCAAGAAGAGCGCCCTGGCCCTCATGGAGATCGCCCGTGAGGCGATCCATGAAGACCTCGACGCGGAGTTCCCGAAGCTGACCGTAGAGGTCGCGGGCCGCCGCCGTGCCGTCCTCGTGCGCTTCGGCGACCCTGTCACGCAGGGCCAGGACGACTTCACCGCGGACGTCATGACCGCGCTCCCGCACCCCTCGGACCGTGGGCTGTACATCCCGAACACGAAGATCGCGGACCAGTGGGACCGCGCCGACCCGATCACGCACACCCAGATGGTGCTCAAGGCCATCACGGACACGAAGGTCGTGTTCGCCCGTACGGTCCGGCTGCTGAAGCACTGGAACTGCACGCACAGCAAGCCCATGTGCTCCTGGAACATCAAGGCCCTCTGCCTCGGGTGCCTCGACGAGCCCATGCCGCTGATCAACGCGCTCCAGGTCTTCTTCACCTACGCGGCGGACGAGATCGACAAGGGCCCGACACCAGACCCGGCGCGCGTGGCCGGCCCCATTCCCCTGAACATGACGCGCCGCGAGGTCCACAAGCGGCTGTGCACCGCACGTGACTACGTCGATCTCGCGATCGAGCACGAAACAGCCGGACGCGCGCTCAGTGCCCAGCACGCCCTCCACCAGGTCCTCCCCGAACTCGTCCCAGACGCGGACGCCACGCAGGAGGAAGCAGCCCGACTGACATCGACAGTCCGCTCGGGCGGTACGGCCGCCACCGGCCTCGGACTCGCCGTCGGACTCGTCACGCCCACCCGGGCCTGGGGAAACTGAGCCATGCCGATCTGGTACGGGGCCCAGCCTGTCTGGTGGGCCCCACTCGAACGCGACGCTCGGCGGCGCTTCGGCTCCGCCCTCCGGCATACGTACCGCCCTGGCTCACTGACATACGAACTCACGGGACTCGACGTCATCGGCGAGCACGAACCGATCGACGTAGGCATCACGTTCTACGAAAACCCGCTCTACCCGACCTTTGGCCAGAAGCCTCAGGATTTCCCGCGCGTACACGCCAAACCGGGGGCACCCTCGAAGCACCGGTACTCGGGCGACGACGCCCTCTGTCTCTGGCACCCGCTCGATTCGGAAGAGCGACGGTGGACGAGTTCGAAGGGACTCCTGGACCTCATCGAGATTGTTCGCACACACTTGTTCCTCGAACACTACTGGCGGCTCACCGGTGGTGAGCACGACGGTCAGTGGCTGATTGAGGACGCCCCGCACAGCATGCCGGGGAGTGGTGCATGGAGGTCATCGCGGCGACAGCGGCGACGAGCGGCGGGTGGACCTGGTCTCAGACCACCGCGCTGATCGTCCCATTCATCGCCGTGTTCGGCGCCTTCCTCACGTACGCCCTCAACCAGCGGGCGGCGAGACGGGAGCACCAGGCGAAGACGTTCGCCGAAGCCCTGACAGCGGTCGAGGAGTACCTGGAGATGCCGTACCGCATACGGCGCCGTCCGGAGTCCTCGGCCTCCATGCGACAGCAGCTCACAGACGAGGTGAGCAGTCTGCTGGCGCGCATGGCGTTCCACCAGGCATGGCTCCAGATCGAAGCGTCCTCCGTCGCAGGGCCGTACTCGAATCTCGTCGCCACCGCCCGCGCGGAAGCCGGCGCACAGATGAGTCTCGCCTGGCAGCAGCCGCCCATCAGGACCGACGAGGGGATGAACCTCGGCGCGGCCTACCCCCGTGACCGATCAACAGCCGCCCGCGCGGCATGCATTGAAGTAATGCGCCGTCACCTCTGAGAAGGGGCGGTGATCTTGGTGCCAACTATCCCTCTTTTGTGCCAACTATAAATCCTCGTCACATCGGGCTAGCGCCGCACTCGGGGCATCCCCAGGCCGATCCACGAGATGATCTCGCGCTGGATCTCGTTGTTGCCGCCGCCGAAGGTGAAGATGACGGCCGAGCGGTAGCCGCGTTCGAGTTCGCCGTGGAGGACCGCGCCCGCGGAGCCCTCCTTGAGGGCGCCGGCGGTGGCGACGATCTCCATCAGCCAGGCGTAGGCGTCGCGGCGGGCCTCGGAGCCGTAGACCTTGACGGCGGAGGCGTCCTGCGGGGTGAGGGTGCCCTCCTGGAGGGCGCTGACCATGCGCCAGTTGAGGAGTTTGAGGGCGTCGAGCCGGGTGTGGGTCTGGGCGAGGCGGCGGCGGACCCAGGGCAGGTCGATGACGCGGCGGCCGTCGGCGAGTTTGGTCTCCATGGCCCAGCGCTGGACGTTGTGCAGCGAGCGGATGGCCATGGTGCCGTGGGCGGCGAGGGTGACGCGTTCGTGGTTGAGCTGGTTGGTGATCAGCCGCCAGCCCTTGTTCTCCTCGCCGACGCGGCGGGAGACGGGGACGCGGATGTTCTCGTAGTAGCTGGCGGTGGTGTCGTGGGAGGCGAGGGTGTTGATGAGGGTGCAGGAGTAGCCGGGTTCCGTGGTCGGGACGAGGAGCATGGTGATGCCCTTGTGGGGCGGGGCGTCCGGGTCGGTGCGGGTCGCCAGCCAGACCCAGTCGGCCGTGTCGCCGTTGGTGGTCCAGATCTTCTGGCCGTTGACGACGTACTCGTCGCCGTCGCGCACCGCTCGGGTCTTGAGGGAGGCCAGGTCCGTGCCGGCGTCCGGCTCGCTGTAGCCGATGGCGAAGTCCAGCTCGCCGGAGAGGATGCGCGGCAGGAAGTACGCCTTCTGCTCCTCGGTGCCGAACTGCATGATCGTCGGGCCGACGGTGTTGAGCGCCATCAGCGGCAGCGGGACGCCCGCCTGGGCGGCCTCGTCGAAGAAGACGAACTGCTCGATGGCGGTCAGGCCGCGTCCGCCGTACTCCTCGGGCCAGCCCACACCGAGCCAGCCGTCGGCGCCGAGGCGGCGGATGGTCGCGCGGTAGAAGCGCTTCTGCGCCGCCGGGTCGGTGTGCCGGGTGTAGGCACCGTCCGGGACCAACTCGGCGAAGTAGGCGCGCAGTTCGGTGCGCAGCCGCTGCTGCTCGGGCGTGTATTCGAGGTGCACGGCGCCTCCAGGCTCCCCAAGGCCGACCTGACGGCGCACACGCTAGAACGTGTTCCAGTAATTGGGAACAGCCGCGGAGGAACGGAGGGGAGCGGCGCCCGCACCCGCACCCGGGTTCAGCGCAGGGTGGCGAGGAAGTCCGTGCAGGCCCGGGCGCACGCGCGGCAGGCCTCGGCACCGTCCTCGGCGCCGGGAGAGGCGTCGAAGGCGCGGGCGCACTCCAGGGCCACGGTGCGGCACCACTCCACCTGGAGGCGGATACCGGCCTCGTCGAGGCCCGCCTCCTCGGAGAGCACCCTGCACGTGGCGTCGCACACCTCCGCGCACATGATGCCCTTGCGCCGCATCTGCTCCTGGCTCTCGGGTCCGTCCGGATCGGCGAGGCTCGCCCGCAGCGCGCAGGCCCGCGCGCATTCGGTACAGGCCTGCGCACACGCGAAGCGGTCCTCCAGGAACCGGACGAGCTCCTGCTGGGATGTCGTGGATGTCGTCGTCGAGGTCACCACGGGCGGGTAGCCGGAGGCGATCGGGCCAAACTCCACGGGCGGGATCCGGCGGCCGGCGGGACCGGCCCTCGAAGGCGGTCCGCCGGGTTCCGTTTCCGGCGCGTCCGACAGGGCACCCGGGCACGAGCCGTGACAGCGGACCGGCCCGGACAGGGATCGGTTCACTCGACCGATTGGGGGTATTCATCCCTTATGAACATGGAATGGACTGATATAGCCGCAGAACGTAGCGTGCTGGGCGGTATCGCACCGTTCCTGGCCGGTGTCGTGGTGGTGGCCATGCTGATCGGCGCCCTCTGGCTGGGCGCCCGCGTGCGGGCCCGTGAGCCGCGCCGGCCGCGCCCGGACGAGCAGCCCCGGATTCCCGAGGGCGGGCCCGTCCGCGAGGAGCAGCTGAACCGCGAACCCGACGAGATCCCCAAGAGCGACTACCGGCTGACACCGTACGAGGTGCACGGGAACATGGGCTCCCGCCCCAGCGAGGACAAGGAACGTCCGCGCTGGAGCAAGGGCGGCAGCGGCTCCTTCGGCAGCGGCGGCCTCGGCGCCCACTGACACCGGCCGCCGACACCGTCCACTCCGACCGCCAGGGCCTGTCGTCACATTCCCGCCTGCCCTGCGGGCGACGACGGGAATGTGACGACAGGCCCTAGGACCCGCCGTCCAGCGGCAGCCCCGTGTAGTTCTCCGCCAGCTCGGCCGCGGCGTGACGTGAGGTCGCGACGCGGTCGAGCTGTGAGCGCTGGAGTCTCGTCTCGAACGGCGACTGTTCGGGGTCGGCGTGCAGGGTCGTGGTCATGAACCAGGAGAAGTGCTCGGCCCGCCAGACCCGGCGCAGACAGGTGTCGGAGTAGCCGTCGAGCAGCTCGGTCGAGCCGGTCTCCTTGAGCCGGGCGAAGGCACGGGCCAGCACGATGACGTCGGTGGCGGCCAGATTGAGCCCCTTGGCGCCGGTGGGCGGCACGATGTGGGCGGCGTCGCCGGCCAGGAAGACCCGGCCGTAGCGCATCGGCTCGGTGACATGGCTGCGCATCGGCAGGACCGCCTTGGCGGTGACGGGCCCGCGCCGGAGCCGCCAGTCGGGGTTCCCGGTGAGCGCGAACCGGGCGTCCAGCTCGTCCCAGATCCGCTCGTCGGACCAGTCGGCCGGGTCGGTGCCGTTCAGGACCTGGAGGTAGAGACGGCTCACGGACGGCGACCGCATGCTCGCCAG encodes the following:
- a CDS encoding ferredoxin, whose amino-acid sequence is MEFGPIASGYPPVVTSTTTSTTSQQELVRFLEDRFACAQACTECARACALRASLADPDGPESQEQMRRKGIMCAEVCDATCRVLSEEAGLDEAGIRLQVEWCRTVALECARAFDASPGAEDGAEACRACARACTDFLATLR
- a CDS encoding acyl-CoA dehydrogenase family protein, giving the protein MHLEYTPEQQRLRTELRAYFAELVPDGAYTRHTDPAAQKRFYRATIRRLGADGWLGVGWPEEYGGRGLTAIEQFVFFDEAAQAGVPLPLMALNTVGPTIMQFGTEEQKAYFLPRILSGELDFAIGYSEPDAGTDLASLKTRAVRDGDEYVVNGQKIWTTNGDTADWVWLATRTDPDAPPHKGITMLLVPTTEPGYSCTLINTLASHDTTASYYENIRVPVSRRVGEENKGWRLITNQLNHERVTLAAHGTMAIRSLHNVQRWAMETKLADGRRVIDLPWVRRRLAQTHTRLDALKLLNWRMVSALQEGTLTPQDASAVKVYGSEARRDAYAWLMEIVATAGALKEGSAGAVLHGELERGYRSAVIFTFGGGNNEIQREIISWIGLGMPRVRR
- a CDS encoding DUF6479 family protein, with the protein product MNMEWTDIAAERSVLGGIAPFLAGVVVVAMLIGALWLGARVRAREPRRPRPDEQPRIPEGGPVREEQLNREPDEIPKSDYRLTPYEVHGNMGSRPSEDKERPRWSKGGSGSFGSGGLGAH